Proteins from a single region of Juglans microcarpa x Juglans regia isolate MS1-56 chromosome 5S, Jm3101_v1.0, whole genome shotgun sequence:
- the LOC121267619 gene encoding signaling peptide TAXIMIN 1-like — MCCCCCEDCECRPLGFLLGLPFAFLALLISLVGILVWIVGLMLTCICPCCLCVTLIVEFALMLIKAPVLVMEWFTSKIPC; from the exons ATGTGCTGCTGCTGCTGTGAGGATTGTGAATGCAGGCCTCTGGGCTTTCTGCTTGGCCTGCCCTTCGCTTTCCTCGCCCTCCTCATCTCCCTTGTTGGAATCCTCGTCTGGATCGTCGG ATTGATGTTGACTTGCATATGCCCATGCTGCTTGTGCGTGACACTGATCGTTGAGTTTGCACTAATGTTAATCAAGGCTCCTGTTCTGGTCATGGAATGGTTCACATCTAAGATCCCCTGTTAA
- the LOC121267617 gene encoding GDSL esterase/lipase At5g45920 isoform X1: MRPKIYLFGDSITEESFGDGGWGASLANHFSRSVDVVLRGYSGYNTRWAVKVLDKVFPAVEGCDAGEPLAVTVFFGANDACLPDRGSAFQHVPLDEYKHNLISIVSFLKKRWPRIQILLIAPPPIDEDGRLRYPYTENPSGQPERTNEAAGAYAKTCVAVARECEIPAVDLWTKMQQFPDWEKAFLRDGLHLTPNGNRIVFEEVVTKLRDEGLSLEILPVDLPLLTDIDPNDPLKAFEK, translated from the exons ATGAGGCCGAAGATTTATCTTTTCGGTGACTCGATCACTGAGGAGTCCTTTGGGGATGGAGGTTGGGGTGCATCTCTTGCCAACCATTTCTCTCGCTCG GTTGATGTGGTGCTAAGAGGGTACAGTGGATACAACACAAGGTGGGCCGTGAAGGTGCTGGACAAGGTTTTTCCTGCGGTGGAAGGCTGTGACGCTGGCGAACCATTAGCAGTGACGGTGTTCTTTGGCGCAAACGACGCCTGCCTTCCAGACAGAGGCTCAGCCTTCCAACACGTGCCTCTCGACGAATATAAGCACAACCTCATCTCCATTGTTTCCTTTCTCAAG AAGCGATGGCCAAGGATTCAAATTCTTCTCATAGCCCCTCCTCCAATTGATGAAGATGGGCGCCTTCG ATATCCTTACACTGAGAATCCATCGGGTCAGCCTGAGAGAACAAATGAAGCTGCCGGTGCTTATGCGAAAACATGTGTTGCTGTTGCTAGAGAATGTGAGATCCCAGCGGTAGACCTCTGGACTAAAATGCAGCAGTTTCCTGACTGGGAAAAAGCTTTTCTGAG GGATGGTCTGCACCTCACTCCAAATGGAAACAGGATTGTGTTTGAGGAAGTGGTCACGAAGCTCAGAGATGAAGGCTTGAGTCTAGAAATTTTGCCAGTTGATCTCCCACTGCTAACTGATATTGACCCCAACGACCCCCTCAAGGCTTTCGAGAAGTAA
- the LOC121267617 gene encoding GDSL esterase/lipase At5g45920 isoform X2: MRPKIYLFGDSITEESFGDGGWGASLANHFSRSVDVVLRGYSGYNTRWAVKVLDKVFPAVEGCDAGEPLAVTVFFGANDACLPDRGSAFQHVPLDEYKHNLISIVSFLKKRWPRIQILLIAPPPIDEDGRLRYPYTENPSGQPERTNEAAGAYAKTCVAVARECEIPAVDLWTKMQQFPDWEKAFLRLASSDYLICYYKPLLKFYSQVRVEVHTPHR, translated from the exons ATGAGGCCGAAGATTTATCTTTTCGGTGACTCGATCACTGAGGAGTCCTTTGGGGATGGAGGTTGGGGTGCATCTCTTGCCAACCATTTCTCTCGCTCG GTTGATGTGGTGCTAAGAGGGTACAGTGGATACAACACAAGGTGGGCCGTGAAGGTGCTGGACAAGGTTTTTCCTGCGGTGGAAGGCTGTGACGCTGGCGAACCATTAGCAGTGACGGTGTTCTTTGGCGCAAACGACGCCTGCCTTCCAGACAGAGGCTCAGCCTTCCAACACGTGCCTCTCGACGAATATAAGCACAACCTCATCTCCATTGTTTCCTTTCTCAAG AAGCGATGGCCAAGGATTCAAATTCTTCTCATAGCCCCTCCTCCAATTGATGAAGATGGGCGCCTTCG ATATCCTTACACTGAGAATCCATCGGGTCAGCCTGAGAGAACAAATGAAGCTGCCGGTGCTTATGCGAAAACATGTGTTGCTGTTGCTAGAGAATGTGAGATCCCAGCGGTAGACCTCTGGACTAAAATGCAGCAGTTTCCTGACTGGGAAAAAGCTTTTCTGAG ATTAGCTTCATCTGACTATCTGATTTGCTATTATAAACCATTATTAAAATTCTATTCGCAAGTTAGAGTAGAGGTCCACACTCCACACCGCTAA
- the LOC121267620 gene encoding pyruvate decarboxylase 1, translating to METAISIGSAAAPAPVSPAAPVGTLGCHLARRLVQIGVRDVFSVPGDFNLTLLDHLVDEPGLNLIGCCNELNAGYAADGYARSKGVGACVVTFTVGGLSVINAIAGAYSENLPVICIVGGPNSNDYGTNRILHHTIGLPDFSQELRCFQTVTCAQAVVNNLDDAHELIDTAISTALKESKPVYISIGCNLPGIFHPTFAREPVPFFILPKVSNQQGLEAAVEATAEFLNKAVKPVIVGGPKLRFGQAQKAFVELADASGYPIAVMPSAKGLVPEHHPHFIGTYWGAVSTSFVGEIVESADAYVFVGPIFNDYSSVGYSLLIKKEKAIMVHPNRVTIANGPSYGWVFMADFLSALAKKLKGNSTALENYRRIFVPPGIPLRCEKDEPLRVNVLFKHIQEMLGGDTAVIAETGDSWFNCQKLRLPENCGYEFQMQYGSIGWSVGATLGYAQAAKDKRVIACIGDGSFQVTAQDISTMIRCGQRTIIFLINNGGYTIEVEIHDGPYNVIKNWDYTGLVDAIHNGEGKCWTAKVKTENELVEAIATATGAQKDSLCFIEVFVHKDDTSKELLEWGSRVAAANGRPPNPQ from the exons ATGGAAACTGCAATTTCAATCGGGTCAGCTGCGGCTCCCGCGCCTGTCAGCCCAGCTGCCCCAGTCGGAACGCTGGGATGTCACCTGGCCCGGCGGCTCGTGCAGATCGGCGTCAGGGATGTGTTCTCCGTGCCCGGGGACTTCAACCTGACACTTCTGGATCACTTGGTCGACGAGCCTGGGCTTAACCTGATCGGCTGCTGCAACGAGCTCAATGCCGGGTACGCCGCTGACGGGTACGCGCGCTCCAAGGGCGTTGGCGCGTGCGTGGTCACCTTCACAGTCGGGGGGCTCAGCGTTATTAACGCTATCGCCGGCGCTTATAGTGAGAACTTGCCGGTGATTTGTATAGTTGGTGGGCCCAACTCCAATGATTACGGGACTAACCGGATCCTCCATCACACAATCGGGTTGCCCGATTTCTCTCAAGAGCTCAGGTGCTTTCAGACAGTCACTTGTGCTCAG GCAGTGGTGAATAACTTGGATGATGCGCACGAGCTGATCGACACGGCAATCTCGACTGCCTTGAAAGAAAGCAAGCCGGTTTATATTAGTATCGGTTGTAATTTGCCGGGTATTTTTCATCCTACTTTCGCTAGGGAGCCGGTGCCCTTCTTTATACTACCGAA GGTTAGTAATCAACAAGGATTAGAAGCTGCGGTGGAAGCGACGGCTGAGTTTTTGAATAAAGCTGTGAAGCCTGTCATTGTGGGTGGGCCCAAGTTAAGGTTTGGGCAGGCTCAAAAGGCCTTCGTAGAGCTTGCAGATGCCAGTGGGTATCCAATAGCTGTCATGCCCTCAGCCAAGGGGTTAGTTCCGGAGCACCACCCGCACTTCATTGGGACTTATTGGGGTGCTGTCAGCACCAGCTTCGTTGGGGAGATTGTGGAGTCTGCCGATGCCTATGTTTTTGTTGGCCCCATCTTTAATGATTACAGCTCTGTTGGTTACTCCTTGCTGATCAAGAAGGAGAAAGCAATAATGGTGCATCCTAATCGTGTGACTATAGCCAATGGTCCCTCTTATGGCTGGGTTTTCATGGCCGATTTCTTAAGTGCATTGGCCAAAAAGCTAAAGGGAAACAGTACAGCTCTTGAGAATTACCGCCGGATCTTTGTGCCACCAGGCATCCCTCTAAGATGTGAGAAAGATGAGCCTCTAAGGGTCAATGTTCTCTTCAAGCACATTCAG GAGATGTTAGGTGGAGACACTGCCGTAATTGCTGAGACTGGAGACTCATGGTTCAATTGCCAGAAGCTTCGCCTCCCTGAGAACTGTGG GTATGAATTCCAGATGCAATATGGATCTATTGGCTGGTCAGTTGGTGCCACTCTTGGATATGCTCAGGCTGCCAAAGATAAGCGTGTGATTGCTTGTATTGGTGATGGTAGTTTTCAG GTTACAGCTCAGGATATTTCAACCATGATTCGATGCGGACAAAGGACCATCATATTCCTAATCAATAATGGTGGTTATACAATTGAAGTTGAGATTCATGATGGCCCATACAATGTGATTAAGAACTGGGACTACACTGGCCTTGTTGATGCCATCCACAATGGCGAGGGCAAATGCTGGACTGCCAAG gTAAAAACAGAGAATGAACTGGTAGAAGCCATTGCAACAGCAACAGGAGCACAAAAGGATTCTTTATGTTTCATTGAAGTATTTGTGCACAAGGATGACACCAGCAAAGAGCTGCTGGAGTGGGGATCCCGAGTTGCTGCTGCTAACGGCCGCCCTCCAAATCCTCAATAA
- the LOC121267618 gene encoding pentatricopeptide repeat-containing protein At1g28690, mitochondrial, whose protein sequence is MFGLVISNYFSVAKSFRKFPRTPLSWPPSPSPNDLSQNTAVSSGSLSSVWIRSNDMMKNAKLPTIGPSIFLSQHNLKLPVPPDHAFPPTQYLFHTNATSLASALQHYINSDNPSPGRKIHSHILKTGFKTNTNISIKLLILHLKCRCLKYARQAFEELPQTTLSAYNYMIGGYIKHGKVEESLGLVRRLVFSGEKPDGFTFSMLLKASTCACHVPLPCSLGRLVHAQILKSAIEPDDVLYTALVDSYVKNGKVAYARTVFDMMLGRNVICSTSMISGYMSQGSIEDAEDIFRKTVEKDVVVYNAMIEGYSKSIEYASRSLEVYIGMQRLSFWPNISTFASVIGACSVLTAFETGQQVQSQLMKTEFFSDIKLASAVIDMYSKCGKIVDARRVFDHMTEKNVYSWTSMIDGYGKNGYPDEALDLFSKMQKEYHIEPNYVTFLGALSACGHAGLVDKGREIFESMERDYSMKPKMEHYACMVDLLGRAGSLKKAWEFVIGMPEKPNSDVWAALLSSCRLHGDVEMANIAANELFNLNVDGRPGAYVALSNTLAAAGKWDSVSELREIMKFKGISKDTGWSWVGTDSAL, encoded by the coding sequence ATGTTTGGTCTCGTGATTTCAAACTATTTTTCAGTCGCAAAAAGTTTCCGCAAATTTCCTCGAACCCCTCTCTCCTGGCCCCCCTCTCCCTCCCCGAATGACCTGTCGCAGAACACGGCAGTTTCGTCAGGCTCTCTCAGCTCAGTTTGGATCAGATCAAATGATATgatgaaaaatgcaaaactACCCACGATCGGACCGTCCATTTTCTTATCACAGCACAATCTTAAACTCCCGGTTCCACCTGACCATGCTTTCCCCCCAACGCAATATCTCTTTCACACAAATGCCACCTCTCTTGCCTCTGCTCTGCAGCACTACATCAACTCGGATAACCCCTCCCCTGGCCGAAAGATACATTCCCATATTCTTAAAACTGGGTTCAAGACCAATACAAATATCTCCATCAAACTCCTTATTTTGCACTTGAAATGTCGCTGCCTGAAATATGCACGCCAAGCGTTCGAGGAATTACCTCAAACAACGCTTTCTGCTTATAATTATATGATCGGTGGATATATCAAACATGGAAAAGTTGAAGAATCACTTGGTTTAGTTCGTAGACTGGTTTTTTCTGGTGAAAAACCTGATGGGTTTACTTTTTCTATGCTTTTAAAGGCATCTACTTGTGCTTGTCATGTGCCTTTGCCGTGTAGTTTAGGAAGATTAGTGCATGCTCAGATACTGAAATCTGCTATTGAGCCGGATGATGTTCTTTATACAGCGCTTGTTGACTCCTATGTTAAGAATGGGAAGGTTGCTTACGCTAGGACTGTGTTCGATATGATGCTGGGAAGGAATGTAATATGCTCAACATCGATGATTTCAGGGTACATGAGTCAAGGTTCTATTGAGGACGCTGAAGATATATTCAGGAAGACGGTGGAAAAAGACGTGGTGGTATACAATGCGATGATTGAAGGTTACAGCAAATCGATTGAATATGCTAGCAGGTCGCTTGAGGTTTATATTGGCATGCAACGGTTGAGCTTTTGGCCTAATATCTCTACATTTGCTAGTGTGATCGGGGCTTGTTCTGTGTTGACAGCATTTGAAACTGGCCAACAAGTTCAAAGTCAACTGATGAAGACTGAATTTTTCTCTGACATTAAGTTGGCAAGTGCTGTCATAGACATGTATTCTAAATGTGGAAAAATTGTGGACGCACGAAGAGTTTTTGACCACATGACAGAAAAGAATGTATATTCATGGACTTCCATGATTGATGGATACGGGAAGAATGGATATCCTGATGAAGCACTTGACCTCTTTAGCAAGATGCAAAAGGAATACCACATTGAACCCAACTACGTTACATTCCTTGGTGCTCTATCTGCTTGTGGACATGCTGGGCTAGTTGATAAAGGCCGGGAGATCTTTGAAAGCATGGAGAGAGATTACTCGATGAAACCAAAGATGGAGCATTATGCTTGCATGGTTGATCTCTTAGGCCGTGCCGGGAGTTTAAAGAAAGCATGGGAGTTTGTAATAGGGATGCCTGAAAAGCCCAATTCTGATGTTTGGGCTGCTCTGCTTAGTTCGTGTAGGCTGCATGGTGATGTTGAGATGGCAAACATAGCTGCCAACGAACTTTTTAACTTGAATGTTGATGGTCGGCCTGGGGCATATGTTGCACTATCCAATACATTGGCAGCTGCCGGGAAATGGGACAGTGTTAGTGAACTTAGGGAGATAATGAAGTTCAAAGGGATATCCAAAGATACTGGCTGGAGTTGGGTTGGGACTGATAGTGCTTTATAA